The genomic DNA GGAACCACAATTCAGATCAGCCCAGTGGCAACTTTAGTCTTCACAGTAGCAGGAAAGCGCAACTCAGTCAGTTGGTTATCCTTGAAAACTCTGATAATGCTATTTGCATAATAAATGACACCGCCCAATTTAACAAGGTACCTGCTGACTACAAATTTACAGTTCTGCCAGACCATCGCTGGAGGTGTGAAGTTCACCTAGATGGTCAGTATGTGGCTGCAGGCATAGGCCCCAAAAAGACTGTGAAGCATATTGCAGCAGAGGCAGCCCTGGCCACTCTTCGACAAACACAGGCAGTGGTGAAGTCCAACCTCAGAAAGGATGGGAACGTGGATGCAATTTCCCGAAATCAAATAATAGCTCGTTCTGGTGATGACTCCATGCGACAGGAGATCAAGGAGGACAACATTGGCAATCAGCTACTCCGTAAGATGGGCTGGACGGGTGGCGGTTTGGGTAGAGAGGGGGAGGGTATTGCTGAGCCTATCATGGTGAAAGAGCAGTTTACCAGGGAAGGACTCGGTATGGACATGGACAGGAATGGCAACCAGCTTACCAAGCGCGATATTGAGGAAATAATTCGGAATTATGCCAGTTCCGATCGCCAAGATGATCTGCGCTTCTCCACTGAGCTCAACAATGAAGAGCGCAGGCAGATTCACCAGATATCTCAAAGGTACGGGCTGCGCAGCAAATCTTACGGACAGGGCAAACAACGCTTTCTTGTGGTTAGCCGCAGAGTTCAGAAGGACCAGCTTATTGGTCAGCTTTTGCAGGAAGGACAGGTAGGACGATATGAACTGGTGAAACCTCAGGTTTCACATTGACTGGACTTTGTTGGCCTCTGAGAAACCAACAGATGACCAGTAATAAAAGCAAAGTGGTTTTATGTGTTCTTGttatttttactgtttgtttcagaagagtgtaaaaaaaaattttatttttttttttaaaagcagggAACTATTCTGCAAGCCTGGAAGACCTGAGAATTTCTCAATTAATGCTACAgtgtgtgttctctttctctgttcACTCTCATGTAATTCTATGGAATTTGTCCAGATTTGCCTTAGGTTTGCCAAGTTTCTTTACTAAATGAATTGTCATATCTTGTATCCTGTGAgtcatatttattgtaaattaataGTGGGACCTTATGGCGGAACATGGTCCACATAAGAGACATTccatttttatcatattttcaCAATGGACAATATATCATTCACACAAGAGTCACATGTATTGTAAGATTTACACTTGAATTCTAAAAATTTATTAACTATcttgaaataaatacaaaacatgtTTGTCATTTACAGGAAGTTGCCTGTAGAATTATCTCCAAATTAAAAGTCTCAATTTTATATGTGGCAAATGCCTGAGTAGCAATCCCTGAGACTTACTGTACACAAGTTTGCTGTTGTGAATACTGTCAACCAGTCTTGCTTGTTTGGTCACACCCATTAAATTTCATTGTTCAGCTTTCTTTGTTcaagaaaaaaaacacagactTTATTTTACCTTTTATTTACAAGTGAGAAAATGTACCATTTCTTACATGGGTTACTAGTGCAAATTTGACACTCGAGCTTTTGTGGTAAATAAGACAAATTTAAATGTGCTAATATGGACACATGTGATgctgaaaaataaactgcattttaatgGAACTGAAGAAAACAGCCAAGAAAATCATGCAACTGGGGTGCAAcagaatcaatacaaaaaataaaaagttccaCACTTGTTCAACTCTGCCAATTTGTAATGTTTTGAGTCCTGGGCGGATTGCAAAGGGCTTCGTGGGACACTGTGTACAATTACTGCTGACAAACTAGCACAGTGTCACTACACATCTTTAGGCAAATCCTTGAACAATTTCGAGCTGTTGAGCACTGAATTACAAATTAAAAGAGCACAAACCACTTGTTCACACCAATTCCTACATTTGGTACATTGCCATTCAATAACATGTGGATTAGGAGGTCATGTTTCCCAAGTGCAGCTATAGGCTCTCCATTAGTTTTTCAAACAAGTTCCATACAAGACAATATACCAACCATGTTTTGTGTCCTTGGCTGTTTAAATTGAAATTTTGACTAATACATGAAGTGGTGTATGCCATTTGATGACACTTGTTCAGAGATGAAAATAAAGAAATCTCTGGATTTAAACAAGGTTACTTAAACTTGGATTCATACTGAATACCATAACCAACAACATATTAATACCCAAATAAAATCATCCTGTCGCTGGAGGAGCaactaataaaagcaaaaagatGATAAAAACAAAATTCCAGTATAAGGGTAGGCCAAATTAAAGCAAGTTGTCCTGGTGacaatattttgttaaattaagTTTATCCTTATCCAGGATAAAATTATGCATGAAGAGGGATACAACAACACAACAGCACTCTAATCTTGCAACAGCTACATAACAGACAACTCTGAGTAAGTGGAGAATGATTCGAAACATGacgtgtttttattttattctttgcaAGGTGTTTTTTCTCTTGTTGGCCAAAGCTGACTATTGTTCATCGTTGTGAACTGTGAGGAGGGTCAACAGTCACGCCAGCTCTGTTCCACAATGGCAGACACACGTTTCTTATACTCTCTCTTGTTTTCCTGATACAGCTGAGCTGCCTGGCTGTTGGCAGGGCTGTTTGGGTTCGGCTCATCCAGTAAAGACTGTGATAAGTGAAAGGCATGTTAAGCACCAGAATAATGCAGATGCAGACATCATGACTGTCGtctaaagtaatccatattttcttaatgtaccaCCAAAACAGTACAAAAAAATCATAACTAAGACAAAGTTTTGCTCTAAAGTTTCAAAGGACAAAAATTATGCTGGAAGTGCAGACATATCATACCTGTATTGAGGTTAAAATTGAGGAAACATCATATGTTGGACTCCAGCGATTCTGAAGAATGTCCAAACATATACTACCATCTGCATAAACTACCACAGAAAAACAATTAGGTCTACAAAATGTTATGTTCCATTGCCAGACACTGCATTCTAGCATATGTGCCCTCTATAAACACTTATCTACATTGGGAATCCAAAATGAATGTAAGGTTTTGTAAAAGAAATAACACTCAAGTTTGTACAACTTACCATTAGGGTGAAACATTTTGGAAACAAACCGAACTGTAGGAGGTTTGTTTGGATATTCTTCTGTAAATTCTATTGTGAGTTTGAAAGTTCCTAGAACAGGCAGAAAAAAGAATATGATCTCTCCACTTAAGTAAAAcaatattccacaaaaaaaatttatatcaTGCCAAATACACTACTAAGGGCAAGGTACATCATAAGAATGCAGTGGCATTTATAAGCAGCTGTCAAAAGTATTTGGGAACCCAAAGCAAAATCCTTTTACTTCACGGTTATGTGGTTTACTTTAAGGAATAAATCCATAATCAGTAACTCATATGGTGTCACTGCATGAAAATCTTGTTTTGAGCCTAAATACCAaagtaaaggaatattctgcgttcaatacaagttaagctcaatcgacagcatttgtggaaaatgttgattaccacaaaaattaatttcgactcttccctccttttctttaaaaaaaaaatctgggtaacaatgaggcacttacaaaagaaatgaatggggccaatccataaacgttaaaatactcaccgtttcaaaagtatagccacaaaacaaacaatatgcctgttaacatgattttagagtgatcaaataactaaccttttctgtgtgaagttatagccaattttacagcttcttTGCCACGATGAAGTAATGCTGTAAAAtcgatgatttaaacaatttcatagctcaaataatacatgagttttaatagtaCAATAAACTGAtagtgcttctataaaattataagctttaaatATTTCcgattaaaccatttaaaaatgggccccacccacttctattgtaagtgcctcactgtaaccttgatttttgctttttttatccaAGAAAAAGGACTAGTTGaattgtgtggtaatcaatattatgccacaaatgctgtcgattgagcttaaattgtattgaacccaaaatttTCCTTTAATGGCAAGCCAAAAACTCACTATAGCTGTCAGTAATGTTTGCACTGCCATTTAACAGATCAAAACACATTTAACAACACGGAGGTCCTTTCTGGCAGGACTGTGCACCAactaccttaaaaaaaaaaaaaaaaaaaaaagacaatgccAAATTACATCCATTTATATTCATAACCAGTAAGAGTTTGCATGTTTTCCCTTTTATTATAAACAGAATTTGACTGAACAATATTCAATATTTGTAGTCGAACAGATCAATTCACTTTTCTTGTTAATTGAACAATATTCTCTTAATCTAACAAACAGACACTGTATTGCCAAACATTTAATAGCCTAAAACCAAATCGAAcctgaaaaaaaatgtaaatgattattCTTGACTTACCATCTTCAAATGGTGTTCCTTCAGGGCTGTAGGCAAAGAAATGGGTAAATATGTCAGATTACACATAATACTTCGCATGACAGCAAAAAGCAAAGTAAAATCACCGGTCAATGTGCAAGAAACCTACgtgctcaaaaaaacaaacacgcaCAACTATCTACGGACATGACATTAtaacctgtttccttcagcaaaACAGAAAGACAACACAAAAAGCTTTATTGAGGACACAAGTCACTTTATAGATCAAATAACCAGCACCTCTTACGGAGGAACACTGACCATCTGGCCTACTTAAAACAGGTTATATTACCG from Myxocyprinus asiaticus isolate MX2 ecotype Aquarium Trade chromosome 22, UBuf_Myxa_2, whole genome shotgun sequence includes the following:
- the LOC127412871 gene encoding ubiquitin-conjugating enzyme E2 A-like isoform X2 codes for the protein MSTPARRRLMRDFKRLQEDPPAGVSGAPSENNIMVWNAVIFGPEGTPFEDGTFKLTIEFTEEYPNKPPTVRFVSKMFHPNVYADGSICLDILQNRWSPTYDVSSILTSIQSLLDEPNPNSPANSQAAQLYQENKREYKKRVSAIVEQSWRDC
- the LOC127412871 gene encoding ubiquitin-conjugating enzyme E2 A-like isoform X1, translated to MLKAPELGCLMETGCTEALTCLQEDPPAGVSGAPSENNIMVWNAVIFGPEGTPFEDGTFKLTIEFTEEYPNKPPTVRFVSKMFHPNVYADGSICLDILQNRWSPTYDVSSILTSIQSLLDEPNPNSPANSQAAQLYQENKREYKKRVSAIVEQSWRDC